A genomic stretch from Candidatus Eremiobacterota bacterium includes:
- a CDS encoding tetratricopeptide repeat protein, which produces MFRRSVLLILSFLFLAFSVVSAESPKEWFTRGNDFFDQGKYRDAVKCYDKALEGDPELSEAWCNRGLSLYSLEKYQEALTSCDKALELNPHSVDGWYNKGLVLVKLGRFSDVVKCFDNVLKQEPQNKASWNIKGLALAELENYDDALKCFDKVLDLDPGYQKASTNKGLAFFEKGKTLYVQFKYDEAVTCFGKAAEFLGDNPDLWTYKGMALYDQGKYSDALKCYEKALALDAGCTKAKEGRGKALKALEKQEVEKNVEK; this is translated from the coding sequence ATGTTCAGACGCTCGGTGCTTCTCATTCTGTCTTTTCTTTTTCTTGCGTTTTCAGTAGTTTCTGCCGAGTCTCCCAAAGAATGGTTCACCAGGGGAAATGATTTTTTTGATCAGGGGAAGTACCGGGACGCGGTAAAATGCTATGATAAGGCCCTGGAAGGCGACCCGGAACTCTCGGAGGCCTGGTGCAACAGGGGACTTTCCCTCTATAGCCTGGAGAAATACCAGGAGGCTCTTACTTCATGCGATAAGGCCCTGGAGCTGAATCCTCACTCCGTTGACGGCTGGTACAATAAAGGCCTCGTGCTGGTGAAGCTGGGCAGGTTCAGCGATGTGGTAAAGTGCTTCGACAATGTCCTGAAACAGGAGCCTCAGAATAAAGCGTCATGGAATATCAAGGGTCTCGCCCTCGCCGAGCTTGAAAACTACGATGACGCCCTGAAGTGCTTCGATAAGGTTCTTGACCTGGACCCGGGCTATCAGAAAGCCTCCACCAACAAGGGCCTCGCCTTCTTTGAAAAGGGAAAGACCCTTTACGTTCAGTTCAAATACGATGAAGCCGTCACATGCTTCGGCAAGGCGGCGGAGTTCCTCGGCGACAATCCCGACCTCTGGACTTACAAGGGAATGGCCCTCTATGACCAGGGAAAGTACAGCGACGCCCTCAAATGCTATGAAAAAGCTCTTGCGCTTGATGCAGGATGCACAAAGGCAAAAGAAGGCAGGGGAAAGGCCCTGAAGGCCCTGGAAAAGCAGGAAGTGGAGAAGAACGTTGAAAAATAG